The Eremothecium gossypii ATCC 10895 chromosome IV, complete sequence genome contains a region encoding:
- the RPM2 gene encoding ribonuclease P (Syntenic homolog of Saccharomyces cerevisiae YML091C (RPM2)) produces MAFKTFKYKLYSKGYHSAAQKPATSFFDSSYQYLKQNQGLVSLDTAISQPFNGYLNPHPVVVAGVNYTNVQEVLELADEEGNRLREETEEAPAGTLTARPRALIRRNSDSFQFLTLPGLQKSDFNPRYSQCFYTSAAAPGDAEGLHTAAEPQPDVRFQEDLPPWQLDREPCLNEKTFLATSIKEIKTCMENEDYNKVNCIYQALKRNGIVPPVNTFEQVLCAIKLRDMDADDPEGKMVQLLNCYQDLVSNKLKPTTEIYTIVIGSLLERAATTKVLKEGLGEDFFKIALDLFFASNYTHTRGFNQELLDRILLGANLYPGHIKYSMLTSLVNDSLEYEKTEFYYISMINYARECKDATRLKALYDEFREATKSNDRLRTYQYEVYSMVVAGLVSLDSLEVAVKLLDRLLTQIRSTDGLDSCQTLVLSNFLLAVARNNPKTAYKLWTQFQQHSWVPEFSYEFYLAMLESSIEDMDVARNVYMYLYGMKPDFRKDPASFKEYLLYPRNKGHVLSALLHQSMQHSDKELINRLLEESICKRLPFKIDLYGPIFAYLKSIEIPPTYLLRFIECHGTLLTSLTGSEQFIFLQALVTYFSSYDLLKSVTEMSFFRDVCASFDITVSDTIPYNGLAACFEALWKAPQKIEHYGNVLELHALLITRIYDPALSQYKISAPVVQELKSKVTERFQKLASNFRRLHLDSTRCPAEVSQAVKIVRLPTETQNYFTNPGDWDKTYPLSLSILLSVDLHAGIREFSRLLKDGYCFDFETYKSLIHYRYVDDHVVSKSLELCPSNKSSKEELCDLLVTCTPARALNELILSNPSFQSEIRPYLSDSSLLEILRHCADIDFFITSVGFPENFKSIAAAAEFRRTIEYLYVRLLKSKRYTEIISFNKITSVLDLTVLMKACIRTGAYEAYLNLKKQFGREYKAELVAIHAEYLVNIFKFDEAVALVENAAVKTTAARDVSSFAQFIQSFSKEVKTNENVENTLQLANALCSLRSLEEMNDLYESVVSSKQHPLVDGTNIAFAVKLELLEQMLNNLHDALPFLDLKSEDCKKHVMERLNNYLLFRNRFHLPNARKEDLLQLMTIWSFVAPEAIDNLFNELVETLYASGTSPQKHLYVNDGFVLPCDRSLANTLVDWIKTFYQQEHNPENLIKVENFQQVLGNFYTGKDIMTFI; encoded by the coding sequence ATGGCTTTCAAGACGTTCAAATACAAGCTATATTCGAAGGGCTATCACTCTGCGGCGCAGAAGCCCGCAACGTCCTTCTTTGACAGCTCATATCAATATCTGAAACAAAACCAGGGTCTGGTTAGCCTGGATACGGCGATTTCTCAACCGTTCAATGGTTACTTGAATCCGCATCCGGTGGTGGTTGCCGGCGTGAACTACACGAATGTACAGGAAGTACTGGAGTTAGCAGATGAAGAAGGCAACCGCTTGCGTGAGGAAACAGAGGAGGCGCCAGCTGGGACACTGACTGCTCGGCCGCGGGCGCTAATCCGCCGAAATTCCGACTCGTTTCAGTTCCTAACGTTACCAGGCCTGCAGAAGTCGGACTTCAATCCGCGATATTCACAGTGCTTCTACACCagcgctgcagcgccggGCGACGCAGAGGGCTTGCACACGGCTGCTGAACCTCAGCCAGATGTAAGGTTCCAGGAAGACCTGCCCCCATGGCAGTTAGATAGAGAGCCGTGTCTCAACGAGAAAACCTTTCTTGCCACAAGCATCAAAGAGATTAAAACGTGCATGGAAAATGAGGATTATAATAAGGTCAACTGTATTTACCAAGCACTAAAGAGGAATGGTATCGTACCACCCGTGAACACTTTCGAACAAGTGTTGTGCGCTATCAAATTGCGTGATATGGATGCAGATGATCCGGAGGGCAAAATGGTGCAATTATTAAATTGCTACCAAGACCTTGTCTCAAACAAGCTGAAACCCACAACTGAGATTTACACGATAGTGATCGGCAGTTTACTAGAACGCGCGGCTACTACCAAGGTCCTCAAGGAGGGGCTGGGCGAGGACTTTTTTAAAATCGCGTTAGACCTATTTTTTGCATCTAACTACACGCATACTCGTGGATTTAACCAAGAATTGCTCGATCGCATCCTATTGGGTGCCAATCTGTATCCGGGACATATAAAATACAGCATGCTAACATCCCTCGTTAATGATTCACTGGAGTATGAAAAGACTGAGTTTTATTACATTTCCATGATCAACTACGCACGCGAATGCAAAGATGCTACGCGTCTGAAGGCTTTGTATGATGAATTCCGCGAGGCGACTAAATCTAACGACAGGCTTCGTACTTATCAGTATGAGGTGTATAGCATGGTGGTAGCTGGGCTTGTCAGCTTAGATTCCCTGGAAGTTGCTGTGAAGCTGCTTGATCGCCTTCTCACGCAAATTCGCTCAACAGATGGTCTTGATTCCTGTCAGACGCTGGTTCTGTCCAACTTCCTGTTGGCCGTCGCAAGGAACAACCCCAAGACAGCATACAAACTCTGGACGCAATTTCAACAGCATTCCTGGGTACCCGAATTTTCCTACGAATTTTACCTTGCGATGCTTGAAAGCAGTATTGAGGATATGGATGTCGCAAGGAATGTATACATGTACCTTTATGGTATGAAGCCTGACTTCCGGAAAGACCCAGCTTCGTTCAAAGAATATTTGCTCTATCCTAGGAATAAAGGGCATGTGCTAAGTGCTCTCCTGCATCAGTCTATGCAGCATTCTGATAAAGAACTTATAAACAGACTTCTTGAAGAATCGATATGCAAAAGGCTACCATTCAAGATCGATTTATATGGCCCAATTTTTGCGTACCTCAAAAGCATCGAGATACCACCCACGTATCTCTTACGATTTATTGAATGCCATGGCACGCTACTAACATCGCTTACTGGTAGCGAGCAATTTATTTTTCTGCAAGCATTAGTCACATACTTTTCTTCTTATGATTTGTTGAAGAGTGTCACTGAGATGTCATTTTTCCGGGATGTCTGTGCTTCTTTCGATATTACAGTTAGCGATACGATCCCTTATAATGGCCTAGCTGCTTGTTTCGAGGCGCTTTGGAAGGCCCCTCAAAAGATTGAGCACTATGGTAATGTTCTAGAGTTGCATGCATTACTGATTACTCGCATTTATGATCCTGCGTTGTCTCAGTATAAAATATCCGCCCCTGTTGTCCAGGAGCTGAAAAGCAAAGTAACCGAAAGATTCCAGAAGTTGGCAAGCAATTTTAGACGTTTGCACCTGGACTCAACTAGGTGTCCTGCAGAAGTTTCGCAAGCAGTGAAGATAGTGCGTCTCCCGACTGAAACGCAGAACTATTTTACTAACCCTGGTGACTGGGACAAGACTTATCCATTGAGCCTGTCCATTCTTCTTTCAGTCGATCTGCATGCAGGAATCAGAGAGTTTAGTCGTCTACTGAAAGATGGTTATTGTTTTGACTTTGAAACTTACAAATCTTTGATCCACTACCGATACGTCGATGATCATGTTGTTTCAAAATCACTAGAATTATGTCCATCCAATAAGAGTTCAAAAGAGGAGTTATGCGACCTACTCGTAACCTGTACGCCTGCCCGTGCTTTAAATGAGCTGATTTTGTCTAATCCTTCTTTCCAATCGGAAATTAGGCCATATCTTTCAGATTCATCTCTTCTTGAGATTTTGAGACATTGCGCGGATATTGATTTCTTCATTACGTCGGTAGGGTTTCCTGAGAATTTTAAGAGTATTGCTGCAGCCGCAGAATTTAGGAGAACAATTGAGTACCTGTATGTTCGTCTTCTGAAGTCTAAAAGGTACACTGAAATCATCAGTTTTAACAAGATTACGTCCGTTCTTGACCTTACGGTTCTTATGAAGGCTTGCATTAGAACAGGTGCTTACGAAGCTTACCTTAACCTCAAGAAACAATTTGGGCGCGAGTATAAAGCTGAACTGGTTGCAATCCACGCAGAATATCTGGTTAACATATTCAAATTCGATGAGGCGGTAGCGCTAGTTGAAAACGCGGCTGTTAAAACCACCGCTGCTAGAGATGTGTCATCTTTTGCACAATTTATACAGTCCTTTAGCAAGGAAGTCAAAACGAATGAGAATGTTGAAAATACGTTACAGTTGGCAAACGCGCTGTGCTCATTGAGATCGCTAGAAGAAATGAATGACCTCTATGAATCAGTTGTATCCTCAAAACAGCATCCGTTGGTTGATGGAACTAACATTGCATTTGCGGTGAAGCTTGAACTATTGGAGCAAATGCTGAATAACTTGCATGACGCATTGCCGTTCTTAGATCTGAAGTCTGAAGATTGCAAGAAGCATGTCATGGAGAGGCTTAATAACTATCTCTTGTTCAGAAATCGTTTTCATTTACCGAATGCCAGAAAAGAAGATCTCCTTCAGCTTATGACTATCTGGTCATTTGTGGCACCTGAAGCAATAGATAATTTATTCAATGAGTTGGTTGAAACATTATATGCGTCTGGAACTTCGCCGCAGAAGCATTTGTACGTCAATGATGGATTTGTGCTGCCGTGTGATCGCTCTCTAGCGAACACGCTGGTTGACTGGATAAAGACGTTTTACCAACAAGAACACAACCCTGAAAACTTGATTAAAGTTGAGAATTTCCAGCAAGTTCTTGGTAATTTCTACACAGGGAAAGATATTATGACATTTATTTAA
- a CDS encoding ADL356C-Ap (NOHBY452; No homolog in Saccharomyces cerevisiae; Syntenic homolog of Kluyveromyces lactis KLLA0D10395g; 1-intron), which produces MGNDGGTINRSKNLAVAAVRGANVAADDNVQEYNWQSQWTSCRLSGKPLQLPVVGDCKGNIINKEALLEWLLDRQERGAGKPRPEFRHLRRRADMVELHNLVAEGDAGILRCPVGDATLGQSKGRFVYLASCGDVMPQKLQQQVSQCAVCGKAYDPLDVVLINPRAADEHAALRDRMRVLVERGLSHSGKPLPKKKRSRSPSAPEGPPPAKKAATRVGTD; this is translated from the exons ATGGGA AACGATGGTGGCACCATCAATAGGTCCAAGAACCTCGCAGTGGCAGCAGTGAGAGGTGCTAATGTCGCTGCGGACGACAACGTCCAGGAGTACAATTGGCAGTCCCAGTGGACCAGCTGCCGGCTTTCAGGCAAGCCCCTGCAGCTGCCTGTTGTGGGCGACTGCAAGGGTAACATCATCAACAAGGAGGCCCTGCTGGAGTGGCTGCTGGACCGCCAGGAGCGCGGCGCCGGAAAGCCGCGGCCTGAATTCCGGCACCTGCGCCGCCGGGCGGACATGGTAGAGCTGCACAACCTCGTGGCGGAGGGCGACGCCGGAATCCTGCGCTGTCCGGTGGGCGACGCGACGCTAGGCCAGTCGAAGGGCCGTTTCGTGTACCTGGCGTCCTGCGGCGACGTGATGCCGCAAAAGCTGCAACAACAAGTGTCCCAGTGCGCCGTGTGCGGGAAGGCCTACGACCCATTAGATGTGGTGCTGATCAACCCACGCGCCGCGGACGAGCATGCAGCCCTCCGCGACCGGATGCGGGTCCTTGTAGAGCGCGGCCTGTCACACAGCGGCAAGCCCCTGCCCAAGAAAAAGCGCAGCCGTTCGCCCTCTGCCCCAGAGGGACCACCGCCAGCAAAGAAGGCAGCGACGCGGGTTGGGACCGACTGA
- the PRE8 gene encoding proteasome core particle subunit alpha 2 (Syntenic homolog of Saccharomyces cerevisiae YML092C (PRE8); 1-intron), producing MADRYSFSLTTFSPSGKLGQIDYALAAVKQGVTSLGIKATNGVVIATEKKANTTLTIKDTLDKVSQITPDIGAVYSGMGPDFRVLINKSRKTAYGSYRKAYGEYPPTKILVSQIAKIMQEATQSGGVRPFGVSLLVAGYDEHNGFGLYQVDPSGSYFPWKATAIGKGATAAKTFLEKRWNDELELEDAIHIALLTLKESVEGEFNGETIELAVVGEENDDMLGYKGDASAKGPRFRKFTAQEINDRLDAL from the exons ATGGCTGATAGATATTCGTTTTCTTTAACGACCTTTTCACCAAG CGGCAAATTAGGTCAGATTGACTACGCTCTTGCTGCGGTCAAGCAGGGTGTGACATCGCTAGGGATCAAGGCAACCAATGGTGTGGTGATAGCGACGGAGAAAAAGGCGAACACGACGTTGACGATAAAAGACACGCTGGACAAGGTGTCGCAGATAACGCCGGACATTGGGGCGGTATACTCTGGGATGGGGCCAGACTTCCGCGTGTTGATCAACAAGTCGCGGAAGACCGCATACGGCAGTTACCGCAAGGCGTACGGAGAGTACCCGCCCACGAAGATCCTGGTGTCGCAGATCGCGAAGATTATGCAGGAGGCGACGCAGTCGGGAGGTGTGCGTCCATTCGGTGTTTCGCTGCTGGTGGCGGGCTATGACGAACACAATGGGTTTGGCTTGTACCAAGTGGACCCATCGGGCTCGTACTTCCCGTGGAAGGCTACTGCCATTGGTAAAGGTGCGACTGCGGCAAAGACATTTTTGGAGAAGAGGTGGAACGAcgagctggagctggaagACGCGATCCACATCGCCTTGCTGACATTGAAAGAGTCTGTAGAAGGCGAATTCAATGGCGAGACCATTGAATTAGCCGTAGTGGGTGAGGAGAACGACGACATGCTCGGCTACAAGGGCGATGCCTCTGCCAAAGGGCCCCGGTTCAGGAAGTTCACTGCACAGGAGATTAACGATAGGTTGGACGCATTGTAG
- a CDS encoding ADL355Wp (NOHBY418; No homolog in Saccharomyces cerevisiae; Syntenic homolog of Saccharomyces kluyveri SAKL0D00462g; 1-intron) yields MIGACRHGDKCSKRHNSPINSYTIVIYNMYVPPRDYKDLHALTEDFESFYEDVFLEAARFGEVQELIVCENKTDHLNGNVYIRYSTIDAAKAARDALITRWYGERPLYCDLSHVTDFREAVCKSYEEGTCDRGEQCNFIHRRIIGYHIANGLMLSQWKSRHIMPQHRSDEARNTGHVAHSSAAVTAPLPPSA; encoded by the exons ATG ATAGGCGCATGCCGACACGGTGACAAGTGCTCCAAGCGTCACAACAGCCCCATCAACTCGTACACCATCGTGATCTACAACATGTATGTGCCCCCCCGCGACTACAAGGACCTCCATGCCCTTACAGAGGACTTTGAAAGCTTCTACGAGGACGTCTTCCTTGAGGCCGCGCGCTTCGGCGAGGTTCAGGAGCTGATCGTCTGCGAGAACAAGACAGACCACCTCAACGGCAATGTCTACATACGATACAGCACTATCGACGCCGCCAAggccgcgcgcgacgcCCTGATCACGCGTTGGTACGGCGAGCGGCCGCTGTACTGCGACCTCTCGCATGTGACCGACTTCCGCGAAGCCGTGTGTAAGAGCTACGAGGAGGGCACCTGCGACCGCGGTGAGCAGTGCAACTTCATCCACCGCCGGATAATCGGATATCACATTGCCAACGGCCTAATGCTGAGTCAGTGGAAGTCGCGGCACATTATGCCCCAGCACAGGTCCGACGAGGCCCGCAATACAGGTCACGTGGCGCACTCTTCTGCCGCCGTTACCGCCCCGCTACCGCCCTCAGCGTGA
- the ERG13 gene encoding hydroxymethylglutaryl-CoA synthase (Syntenic homolog of Saccharomyces cerevisiae YML126C (ERG13); 1-intron) — protein sequence MTDPNQAKKQKIEAQPPRPQNIGIKAIELYIPSQCVNQEALEAYDGVSQGKYTIGLGQTNMSFVNDREDIYSMCLTACSNLMKNYDIKPESIGRLEVGTETLLDKSKSVKSILMQLFGENTDLEGVDTVNACYGGTNALFNSLNWIESSSWDGRDAIVVCGDIAIYDKGAARPTGGAGTVALLIGPDAPIVFDSVRGSYMEHVYDFYKPDFRSEYPYVDGHFSLTCYVKAVDQAYRAYSRKAIAKGLAENPAGPEAVNVATFFDYNVFHVPTCKLVTKSYGRLLYNDFRANPELYPEVSADLATLDYEASLADKNIEKTFVGLAKPLHKARVEPSLVVPTNTGNMYTGSVYAALASLLYYVGNDALQGKRIGLFSYGSGLAASLFSVRVLGDIKHITHNLALDTKLQNRKTETPEDYEKALALREAAHLQKAYTPQGSLDLLQPGTYYLTAVDDRYRRSYAVKE from the exons ATGACCGATCCTAACCAAGCGAAGAAACAGAAGATTGAGGCGCAACCTCCAAGGCCCCAGAACATCGGTATCAAGGCTATTGAGTTGTACATTCCATCACAG TGCGTGAACCAAGAGGCATTGGAGGCGTATGACGGCGTGTCGCAAGGCAAGTACACTATCGGCTTGGGCCAGACCAACATGAGCTTTGTGAACGACCGCGAGGACATCTACTCGATGTGTTTGACCGCGTGCTCGAACTTGATGAAGAACTACGATATCAAGCCGGAAAGCATCGGCCGCCTCGAGGTGGGTACGGAGACGTTGCTTGACAAGTCGAAGTCCGTGAAGTCTATTTTGATGCAGTTGTTCGGCGAGAACACCGACTTGGAGGGTGTCGATACCGTGAACGCCTGCTATGGCGGTACTAACGCGTTGTTTAACTCCTTGAACTGGATTGAGTCCAGTTCGTGGGACGGTCGTGACGCAATCGTTGTTTGTGGTGACATCGCAATCTACGACAAGGGTGCCGCCCGGCCCACTGGCGGTGCGGGAACTGTCGCTCTCCTGATCGGTCCAGACGCCCCCATTGTCTTTGACTCTGTGCGTGGCTCGTACATGGAGCACGTCTACGACTTCTACAAGCCTGACTTCCGCAGTGAGTATCCATACGTGGACGGCCACTTCTCACTAACATGCTACGTCAAGGCCGTCGACCAGGCTTACCGCGCTTATTCTCGGAAGGCTATCGCCAAGGGTCTTGCAGAGAATCCAGCGGGCCCAGAAGCCGTGAATGTCGCCACCTTCTTTGACTACAACGTCTTCCACGTCCCCACCTGTAAGTTGGTCACCAAGTCGTACGGCCGTTTGCTATATAACGACTTCAGAGCCAACCCAGAGCTTTACCCAGAAGTCTCTGCAGACCTCGCTACGCTTGACTACGAAGCCTCGCTTGCTGACAAGAACATTGAGAAGACATTCGTGGGTCTTGCTAAGCCCCTCCACAAAGCGCGTGTTGAGCCATCCCTTGTTGTCCCAACCAACACTGGAAACATGTACACGGGGTCCGTGTATGCCGCATTGGCCTCCCTGCTCTACTATGTGGGCAACGACGCCTTGCAGGGCAAGCGCATTGGCCTCTTCTCATACGGTTCGGGTCTTGCGGCTTCCTTGTTCTCCGTCCGCGTCCTGGGCGACATTAAGCACATCACCCACAACTTGGCGCTAGACACTAAGCTTCAAAACAGAAAGACAGAGACTCCAGAGGACTACGAAAAGGCCCTCGCTCTCCGCGAAGCTGCCCACCTACAGAAGGCTTATACCCCACAGGGCTCTCTTGACCTTCTGCAACCAGGCACCTACTACTTGACTGCGGTCGACGACAGATACAGAAGATCCTACGCCGTTAAGGAGTGA